A stretch of Desulfovibrio litoralis DSM 11393 DNA encodes these proteins:
- the hisD gene encoding histidinol dehydrogenase, with the protein MNEIKDFLTKLKNRGNPEQADGTKVEDTVKIILENVKKTGLDAIIEYSKKFDCPDFNLDKLIVSPKSLVKASNSIDKKDRDILSLAIEQVRDFHQKQKSESWFSSKPDGTILGQMLTPVDRAGLYAPGGQGGATPLISSVIMNAVPAQVAGVKELALCSPPRKDGTLNEYLLATAHLLGLEEVYACGSAWAIGALAYGAGSIKPVDVIVGPGNIFVATAKRLLLGTVGIDMIAGPSEICVLADKDANPAWIAADLLSQAEHDALASAILVSDSEKLLSAVAKELEKQLKTLPRVDLAQKSLADWSALIHLPKLAECIELVNMLAPEHLELMTADPWAILPQIRHAGAIFMGAYSSEALGDYMAGPNHVLPTLGTARFSSALSVETFCKRSSIICASKSFSQSLSPAVARLARLEGLEAHARSAECRLEGK; encoded by the coding sequence ATGAATGAAATAAAAGATTTTTTAACAAAACTAAAAAACAGAGGAAATCCGGAACAGGCAGACGGGACGAAAGTTGAGGATACTGTAAAAATAATTTTGGAAAATGTTAAAAAAACAGGACTTGATGCAATTATAGAATATAGCAAAAAATTTGATTGTCCAGACTTTAATCTTGATAAATTAATTGTTAGCCCTAAAAGTTTAGTTAAGGCATCAAATTCTATTGATAAAAAAGACAGAGATATTTTAAGTCTTGCGATTGAACAAGTTAGAGATTTTCATCAAAAACAAAAAAGCGAGTCTTGGTTTAGCTCAAAACCTGATGGTACTATTTTAGGACAAATGCTTACGCCTGTTGATCGGGCGGGTTTATATGCTCCGGGTGGGCAAGGCGGTGCGACTCCTTTAATTTCCAGCGTAATTATGAACGCAGTTCCCGCACAAGTGGCGGGAGTAAAAGAACTCGCTTTGTGTTCGCCACCCCGCAAAGATGGAACTTTAAATGAATATCTTTTAGCCACGGCTCATCTTTTAGGTTTAGAAGAAGTTTATGCGTGTGGAAGTGCTTGGGCGATTGGGGCGTTAGCTTATGGGGCAGGTTCAATCAAGCCTGTTGATGTTATTGTTGGGCCGGGGAATATTTTTGTGGCGACTGCGAAACGTTTATTATTAGGTACTGTGGGCATTGATATGATTGCAGGACCTAGCGAAATTTGTGTTTTGGCTGATAAAGATGCAAACCCTGCTTGGATTGCGGCAGATTTATTATCACAAGCCGAGCATGACGCTTTGGCTTCGGCGATTTTAGTTTCTGATTCTGAAAAATTATTGTCGGCTGTGGCAAAAGAACTTGAAAAACAGTTAAAAACTTTGCCGAGAGTTGATTTAGCTCAAAAATCTTTGGCTGATTGGAGTGCTTTAATTCATTTGCCTAAGTTAGCAGAATGTATTGAATTAGTGAATATGCTTGCTCCGGAACATTTGGAGCTGATGACCGCTGACCCTTGGGCGATTTTGCCACAAATCCGCCATGCCGGAGCGATTTTTATGGGTGCTTATTCCTCAGAAGCGTTGGGCGATTATATGGCCGGCCCTAATCACGTTTTACCCACTTTAGGAACAGCTCGTTTTTCCTCCGCTCTTTCTGTTGAAACATTTTGTAAACGCTCAAGCATTATTTGTGCGAGTAAAAGCTTTAGCCAATCCCTTAGCCCCGCCGTCGCTCGCCTCGCCCGCCTCGAAGGGCTAGAAGCTCACGCCCGATCCGCGGAGTGTCGTTTAGAAGGGAAATAG
- a CDS encoding metal-dependent hydrolase, which translates to MNSKCSIVWHGHSCFQIFYDNKSVMLDPLISGNAKSPCNVDKLEKVDLLLLTHEHKDHIGDTVVISNKFDCPVGIPVGLAEQLITDGLQEKNVLNKIGFNIGGTIEYQAFSVTMVEAFHTTNTVPAVGYIIRLPNNYTIYHSGDTGIFANMQIWGELYPIDLALLPIGGVFTMDERQAAFATTLLKAKKVIPMHWETFPSLAQNTKRFVSEMKKIAPNCEYILAELGKKIMLD; encoded by the coding sequence ATGAATTCAAAATGTTCTATTGTGTGGCATGGCCATTCATGTTTTCAAATTTTCTACGATAATAAGTCTGTAATGCTTGACCCGCTGATTAGCGGAAATGCAAAATCACCTTGCAACGTAGACAAACTTGAAAAAGTCGATTTGCTTTTATTGACTCACGAACATAAAGACCATATCGGTGATACTGTTGTTATAAGTAACAAATTTGATTGTCCTGTCGGAATACCTGTCGGACTTGCGGAACAATTAATCACAGATGGCTTACAAGAAAAAAACGTTTTAAATAAAATCGGCTTTAATATTGGCGGAACAATCGAATATCAAGCTTTTTCCGTAACTATGGTTGAAGCTTTTCATACAACAAACACTGTTCCGGCGGTGGGTTATATTATCCGCTTGCCCAATAATTACACGATTTATCACTCGGGCGACACGGGCATTTTTGCCAATATGCAAATATGGGGCGAGTTATATCCGATTGATTTAGCTCTTTTACCGATTGGTGGCGTGTTTACAATGGACGAAAGACAGGCGGCTTTCGCAACAACTTTGTTAAAGGCAAAAAAAGTTATTCCCATGCACTGGGAAACTTTTCCAAGTCTCGCTCAAAATACAAAACGTTTTGTAAGCGAGATGAAAAAAATAGCTCCGAACTGTGAATATATTTTAGCAGAACTCGGAAAAAAAATTATGCTTGACTAA